Proteins found in one Rhodobacteraceae bacterium D3-12 genomic segment:
- a CDS encoding YbfB/YjiJ family MFS transporter produces MTPAPASPARPWLVLAGLALGLTVTNGFARFAYGLLLPAMKAELDWTYAQAGWLNTANALGYILGAVLTMGLIGRVGPTRLFVFGLLTTTVTLLATGLYTALWWQTLWRVLAGVFGAMSFSTAGALAAQLFQNDARRNALAIALLFGSGGGLGIVLAGAALPLMLGVYGNGAWPYGWVLIGLVSLAVLPLGLWSATQITPPKPGATRPAPLPIRAMLGELGGYACFGMGYIVYLTFLSAWMSEQSAEPWFIALVWVVLGSCIFVSPVLWRPVLARHASGRPLALILTGIAVGSALPVLVPGGAALILSATIFGLCVFMPPGAVTSFTRQNLGPESWGAAISFYTVVFAIAQTAGPYAAGLLGDLSGNIGHGLLVAAAVLLLGSGLAMLQKPLAEG; encoded by the coding sequence ATGACCCCCGCTCCTGCCTCTCCTGCGCGTCCTTGGCTGGTGCTGGCCGGGCTGGCGCTTGGGTTGACCGTGACCAACGGGTTTGCGCGCTTTGCCTATGGGCTTTTGCTGCCCGCGATGAAGGCCGAGCTGGACTGGACCTATGCCCAGGCCGGGTGGCTCAATACCGCGAATGCGCTTGGCTATATTCTTGGGGCGGTGCTGACCATGGGGTTGATCGGGCGGGTCGGGCCGACGCGGCTCTTTGTGTTCGGCTTGCTGACCACGACTGTCACGCTTCTGGCGACCGGGCTTTACACCGCGCTCTGGTGGCAAACGCTCTGGCGGGTGCTGGCCGGGGTGTTCGGGGCGATGTCGTTCTCCACCGCAGGGGCGCTGGCGGCACAGCTGTTCCAGAACGATGCGCGGCGCAATGCCTTGGCGATTGCCTTGCTGTTCGGGTCTGGCGGCGGGCTGGGGATCGTGCTGGCCGGGGCGGCCTTGCCCTTGATGCTTGGCGTTTATGGCAACGGCGCATGGCCCTATGGCTGGGTGCTGATCGGGCTGGTCAGCCTTGCCGTTCTGCCGCTTGGCCTGTGGTCCGCAACACAGATCACCCCGCCGAAACCCGGTGCAACGCGCCCCGCCCCCCTGCCGATCCGCGCCATGTTGGGAGAGCTGGGTGGCTATGCCTGTTTCGGCATGGGCTATATCGTCTACCTCACGTTCCTCTCCGCTTGGATGAGCGAGCAATCCGCAGAGCCGTGGTTCATCGCCTTGGTCTGGGTGGTGCTCGGCTCTTGCATCTTTGTCTCGCCGGTCCTGTGGCGGCCCGTGCTGGCGCGGCACGCATCGGGGCGACCGCTGGCGTTGATCCTCACCGGCATCGCGGTCGGCTCGGCCCTGCCCGTGCTGGTGCCGGGCGGCGCGGCGCTGATCCTGTCGGCCACCATCTTTGGCCTATGCGTGTTCATGCCGCCGGGCGCAGTGACCAGCTTCACGCGCCAAAACCTCGGCCCCGAAAGCTGGGGCGCGGCGATCAGTTTTTATACCGTGGTCTTTGCCATCGCCCAAACCGCCGGCCCCTATGCTGCCGGGCTTCTGGGCGATCTGTCGGGCAACATCGGCCATGGGCTTTTGGTGGCGGCTGCTGTGTTGTTGCTGGGCAGCGGGCTGGCCATGCTGCAAAAACCGCTGGCGGAGGGCTAA
- the pheS gene encoding phenylalanine--tRNA ligase subunit alpha, protein MDDLRQKYIGLIAEAGDETALEDLRVQAVGKKGEISLKMRELGKMTPEERQIMGPKLNHLKDEINSALVAKKEALADVLLDERLRAEWLDVTLPARDRRVGTIHPISQVTEEVTAIFADMGFAVAEGPQVESDWHNFDALNIPSHHPARAEMDTFYMHREEGDNRPPHVLRTHTSPVQIRSMLGQGAPIRIICPGRVYRADYDQTHTPMFHQIEGLALDKDISMANLKWVLEEFFSAFFEIDGIKTRFRASHFPFTEPSAEVDIQCSWVDGQLRIGEGDDWMEVLGSGMVHPHVLRSGGIDPDEYQGFAFGMGIDRIAMLKYGIPDLRAFFDSDLRWLRNYGFASLDQPNLHGGLSR, encoded by the coding sequence ATGGACGATCTGAGACAGAAATACATTGGCTTGATTGCCGAAGCGGGCGACGAGACCGCATTGGAAGACCTGCGTGTGCAGGCCGTGGGCAAGAAGGGCGAGATTTCCCTGAAAATGCGCGAGCTGGGCAAGATGACGCCGGAAGAGCGGCAGATCATGGGGCCAAAGCTCAACCATCTCAAGGACGAGATCAACTCGGCTTTGGTCGCCAAGAAAGAGGCGCTGGCCGATGTGTTGCTGGATGAACGCCTGCGCGCTGAGTGGCTGGACGTGACATTGCCTGCGCGCGACCGGCGGGTTGGCACGATCCACCCGATTTCCCAAGTGACAGAGGAAGTCACCGCGATCTTCGCCGACATGGGCTTTGCCGTGGCCGAGGGGCCGCAGGTGGAGAGCGACTGGCACAATTTCGACGCGCTGAACATCCCCAGCCACCATCCGGCCCGCGCCGAGATGGACACGTTCTACATGCACCGCGAAGAGGGCGACAACCGTCCGCCGCATGTGCTGCGCACCCATACCTCTCCGGTCCAGATCCGCTCGATGTTGGGACAGGGCGCGCCCATTCGCATCATCTGTCCGGGTCGTGTTTATCGCGCCGATTATGACCAGACGCACACCCCGATGTTCCACCAGATCGAGGGGCTGGCGCTGGACAAGGACATCTCGATGGCGAACCTGAAATGGGTGCTTGAGGAGTTCTTCTCGGCCTTCTTTGAAATCGACGGGATCAAGACCCGCTTCCGCGCCTCGCATTTCCCCTTCACCGAGCCATCGGCCGAGGTGGATATTCAATGCTCGTGGGTCGATGGGCAGCTGCGTATCGGCGAGGGCGACGACTGGATGGAGGTGCTCGGCTCGGGCATGGTGCATCCGCATGTGCTGCGCTCTGGCGGGATCGACCCGGATGAGTATCAGGGCTTTGCCTTTGGCATGGGGATCGACCGGATCGCGATGCTGAAATACGGGATACCGGATTTGCGGGCGTTCTTTGATTCAGACCTGCGCTGGCTCAGGAATTATGGCTTTGCGAGCTTGGATCAGCCGAACCTGCATGGGGGGTTGTCGCGGTGA
- the mscL gene encoding large conductance mechanosensitive channel protein MscL, with protein sequence MLKEFKDFIAKGNVMDMAVGIIIGAAFTAIVKSMVDDLINPIIGLFMGGVDFTSKYAVLSGEVAEGASLEAARESGAAVFAYGSFIMAVINFLIIAWVVFMLVKSVNKAKAATEAEKPAEEAAPAGPTELELLAEIRDALAKK encoded by the coding sequence ATGCTCAAAGAATTCAAGGATTTCATCGCGAAGGGCAACGTGATGGACATGGCCGTTGGTATCATCATCGGTGCGGCGTTTACCGCCATTGTCAAATCAATGGTCGACGACCTGATCAACCCGATCATCGGGCTGTTCATGGGTGGCGTTGACTTCACCAGCAAATACGCCGTTCTGAGCGGTGAAGTGGCCGAGGGTGCGAGCCTTGAAGCGGCGCGTGAAAGCGGCGCGGCAGTGTTTGCCTATGGCTCGTTCATCATGGCCGTGATCAACTTCCTGATCATTGCATGGGTTGTGTTCATGCTGGTCAAATCGGTGAACAAGGCGAAAGCCGCAACCGAAGCCGAGAAGCCCGCAGAAGAGGCGGCACCGGCAGGGCCGACCGAGCTGGAACTTCTGGCCGAGATTCGCGACGCGCTCGCCAAGAAGTAA
- a CDS encoding pyridoxamine 5'-phosphate oxidase family protein, producing MTQPTERTRLRRAHERGAYDAEAVHAVLDATSMCTVAYVIDGKPYATPTLQWREGDHVYFHGSSASRAIRKSAGAEVCLTVSVLDGFVMARSGLHHSANYRAAMVFGRAFKVADADKEEKLNRFINGLWPGRAGMLRPNTAQEVKATTVLGLKIDEASAKVRSGGPVDDEEDYALPIWAGVIPVETRVLPPVPDERNLDGVEMPAHIRNFGV from the coding sequence ATGACACAGCCCACCGAACGAACCCGCCTGCGCCGCGCCCATGAGCGCGGGGCCTATGATGCAGAGGCCGTGCATGCGGTTCTGGATGCGACCAGCATGTGCACCGTGGCCTATGTGATTGATGGCAAGCCCTATGCCACGCCGACGTTGCAGTGGCGCGAAGGGGATCATGTTTACTTTCACGGCTCGTCGGCCAGCCGCGCGATTAGGAAAAGCGCAGGTGCAGAGGTGTGTTTGACGGTGTCGGTTTTGGACGGCTTTGTGATGGCACGGTCGGGGCTTCACCATTCGGCCAACTATCGCGCGGCGATGGTGTTTGGCCGTGCGTTCAAGGTTGCCGATGCCGACAAGGAGGAAAAGCTGAACCGGTTCATCAACGGGTTATGGCCGGGGCGGGCCGGGATGCTCAGGCCCAATACGGCGCAGGAGGTGAAAGCGACCACTGTGCTTGGTCTCAAGATCGACGAGGCCAGCGCCAAGGTGCGCAGCGGCGGGCCGGTGGACGACGAAGAGGATTACGCGCTGCCGATCTGGGCGGGGGTGATTCCGGTCGAGACGCGGGTTTTGCCGCCGGTTCCGGATGAGCGAAACCTCGACGGGGTCGAGATGCCGGCGCATATTCGCAATTTCGGGGTGTGA
- a CDS encoding YHYH protein: MNRLSFATLAPIAALSWIIAMPAMAHEQEGKLHEIAHLFDGANVVAGPTEVDCTLSRGTKTKCFQITVKAQPKTYEPGPWCPTSVSDGADKGGIWLKDGEVHDVDGAFVKRLAELYGDDVWQLFDPVTGKINVTDTKASCEAAARPDVDEKYNNYCVECRIEYMPSDATVTYSIPLEPQDTWRSNDTRMAGSGVALNGIRLDGPAPVDHIIGAHTIAPFDDCGGHVNLHVGYHYHAVTDCLDGLKPQEGDAAMIGIAMDGYSIFAHLLKDGSKPTDLDKCNGHTSESEGYHYHAGAPGSNAILPCLKAEAGCVTGEEGAVCDASKRPPRP; this comes from the coding sequence ATGAACCGCCTCTCTTTTGCAACGCTTGCCCCTATCGCAGCGCTTTCCTGGATTATTGCCATGCCTGCCATGGCGCATGAACAGGAGGGCAAGCTCCATGAGATTGCCCATCTGTTTGACGGCGCCAATGTGGTGGCCGGTCCGACCGAAGTGGATTGCACATTGTCGCGCGGGACCAAGACCAAATGTTTCCAGATCACGGTCAAGGCGCAGCCGAAAACCTATGAGCCCGGCCCGTGGTGTCCGACATCGGTGAGCGACGGGGCCGACAAGGGCGGCATCTGGCTCAAGGATGGCGAAGTGCATGACGTCGACGGAGCCTTTGTCAAACGGCTGGCCGAGCTTTATGGCGACGACGTCTGGCAGCTGTTTGATCCGGTGACGGGCAAGATCAACGTGACCGATACCAAGGCGTCCTGTGAAGCGGCGGCGCGGCCCGATGTGGACGAGAAATACAACAACTACTGTGTGGAATGCCGGATCGAATATATGCCTTCGGATGCGACGGTGACCTATTCGATCCCGCTTGAGCCGCAGGACACATGGCGCAGTAATGATACGCGGATGGCGGGGTCCGGCGTGGCGCTGAACGGAATCCGGCTGGACGGGCCCGCGCCGGTGGATCACATCATCGGGGCGCATACGATTGCACCGTTTGATGACTGCGGCGGGCATGTGAACCTGCATGTCGGCTATCACTATCACGCGGTGACTGACTGTCTGGACGGGTTGAAACCGCAAGAGGGCGACGCGGCCATGATCGGGATCGCGATGGATGGCTATTCGATTTTTGCGCATCTGTTGAAGGACGGGAGCAAACCCACGGATCTGGACAAATGCAACGGTCATACGAGCGAGAGCGAAGGCTATCATTACCACGCCGGTGCACCCGGTTCGAACGCGATCCTGCCCTGTCTCAAGGCCGAAGCGGGCTGTGTCACGGGCGAAGAGGGCGCTGTCTGTGATGCGTCCAAGCGGCCACCGCGCCCATGA
- a CDS encoding DUF1624 domain-containing protein: protein MTVEADGASAALRGRIDAVDLARTIAIVGMVVFHFTRDLEDFGLIAAGTTLAGGWAVFAMCVAGGFIFLAGVSLVLAHGAGVRWAGYFRRLGLLVAAAGAVSVATWVAMPHAFIFFGILHSIALSSVLGLAFLRRPLWLTGLVGVGVVALPMVYRSEVFTGRWGAWTGLSPWVPPTLDFEPVFPWFAPFLFGMMFAHLAARFGVWTWLRVTFGGGRVPKALLWPGRHSLMIYLVHQPILIGLLWCAIKLGLV, encoded by the coding sequence ATGACTGTTGAGGCCGACGGGGCAAGCGCAGCGTTGCGCGGGCGGATTGATGCGGTCGATCTGGCGCGGACCATCGCGATTGTCGGGATGGTGGTGTTTCACTTTACCCGCGACTTGGAAGATTTCGGGCTGATTGCGGCGGGGACAACACTTGCGGGCGGCTGGGCCGTGTTTGCCATGTGCGTGGCGGGCGGGTTCATCTTCCTCGCCGGGGTGAGCCTTGTGCTGGCCCATGGAGCCGGGGTGCGCTGGGCCGGGTATTTCCGGCGGCTGGGCCTGTTGGTGGCGGCGGCAGGCGCGGTGAGCGTGGCGACGTGGGTGGCCATGCCGCATGCGTTCATCTTCTTCGGTATTCTACACTCGATTGCGCTGTCTTCGGTGCTGGGGCTGGCGTTTTTGCGCCGGCCCTTGTGGCTGACGGGGCTGGTCGGGGTGGGGGTGGTCGCCTTGCCGATGGTCTATCGCTCGGAGGTGTTCACCGGGCGTTGGGGGGCGTGGACCGGCCTGTCGCCGTGGGTGCCGCCGACGCTCGATTTCGAGCCGGTGTTCCCGTGGTTCGCACCGTTCCTGTTTGGCATGATGTTTGCCCATCTGGCGGCGCGGTTTGGCGTTTGGACATGGCTGCGGGTGACGTTTGGCGGCGGGCGCGTGCCCAAGGCGCTGCTGTGGCCGGGGCGGCATAGTCTGATGATCTACCTCGTGCATCAGCCGATATTGATCGGGCTGTTGTGGTGCGCGATCAAGCTGGGCTTGGTGTGA
- a CDS encoding YtoQ family protein, whose product MTLKVYLSGEIHTDWREQIIGGAEGLDVEFFAPVTDHGASDDCGVAILGGEENKYWHDHKGAMVNAIRTRKGIADADVVVVRFGEKYRQWNAAFDAGYAAALGKSLIVLQMPEHDHALKEVDAAALAVAREPGQVVEILRYVLTGGLPG is encoded by the coding sequence ATGACACTCAAGGTTTATCTTTCAGGCGAAATTCACACGGATTGGCGTGAGCAAATCATCGGCGGGGCCGAAGGGCTGGACGTGGAGTTTTTCGCGCCGGTGACGGATCATGGCGCGTCGGATGATTGCGGCGTGGCGATTTTGGGCGGCGAAGAGAACAAATACTGGCATGACCACAAGGGCGCGATGGTCAACGCGATCCGCACCCGCAAGGGGATTGCCGATGCGGATGTGGTTGTGGTGCGCTTTGGCGAGAAATACCGCCAGTGGAACGCGGCGTTTGACGCGGGCTATGCGGCGGCGTTGGGCAAGTCGTTGATCGTCTTGCAGATGCCCGAGCATGATCACGCGTTGAAAGAGGTGGACGCAGCCGCGCTGGCCGTGGCGCGGGAACCGGGGCAGGTGGTTGAGATCCTGCGCTATGTTCTGACCGGCGGATTGCCGGGGTGA
- a CDS encoding acetoacetate--CoA ligase, translated as MTENREILWQPSQEQAEASWMAQFIRWVESERGLVFADYHALWEWSVSDLEGFWTAIIAFFDLPVSGWSEVLAERKMPGAEWFVGAQTNFARQVLRHAEDKPDALAVVLQSETFGRREMTWAELAGEVGAVQAALKRMGVEKGDRVVAVLPNAMEAVVAFLATAGLGAVWSLCAPDMGHVAISDRFRQIEPKVLIAQDGYTHNGKQIDRRALLQEITDDLPSLAHKVMVVTQGTAPKGWEDWADVTKDKAPAEAIDVGFSDPIWIVYSSGTTGNPKPIVHGHGGVLLEGAKQSLHQDLGPEDRYSWMTSSGWIMWNSQWTALARGAMVALFDGAPNHPDMLEVWRFVAREKLTYFGAGAAFYMGCEKAGVRPGAELDLSALRALGSTGSPLSQEGYDWIYAQVKRDLWLAPISGGTDLAGAFVVGNPMMPVRAGEMQCRALGNAVRAYDEAGKELIGAVGELVCTEPLPSMPLYFWGDDDGSRLFESYFDTYPGVWRHGDWIEFTPEGGSIIYGRSDATINRRGLRLGSSEIYRAVEALDEVLDSLVIDLEFLGRESFMPLFVVLREGLVLDDDLKARINAGIRAQVSARFLPDEIVQVDEVPRTLSGKKLEVPVKKLLLGGDPKTVVNRDSMANPDSFDVFVDYAAERAR; from the coding sequence ATGACCGAAAACCGTGAGATTCTGTGGCAGCCAAGCCAAGAGCAGGCCGAGGCCAGCTGGATGGCGCAATTCATTCGATGGGTGGAGAGCGAGCGGGGGTTGGTTTTTGCAGACTACCACGCGCTTTGGGAATGGTCGGTGAGTGATCTTGAGGGGTTCTGGACCGCGATTATTGCGTTCTTTGATCTGCCGGTGAGCGGCTGGAGCGAGGTGTTGGCCGAGCGCAAGATGCCGGGGGCGGAGTGGTTTGTCGGCGCGCAGACGAATTTCGCGCGGCAGGTGTTGCGCCATGCCGAGGACAAGCCCGACGCTTTGGCCGTCGTGTTGCAATCCGAAACCTTTGGCCGACGCGAGATGACATGGGCCGAGTTGGCCGGTGAGGTGGGCGCGGTTCAGGCCGCGTTGAAGCGTATGGGCGTGGAAAAAGGCGACCGGGTGGTTGCCGTTTTGCCCAATGCGATGGAGGCGGTGGTGGCGTTTCTGGCGACGGCGGGGCTGGGTGCGGTGTGGTCTCTTTGTGCGCCGGACATGGGGCATGTGGCGATTTCAGACCGGTTCCGCCAGATCGAGCCGAAGGTTCTTATTGCGCAGGACGGCTATACCCATAACGGCAAGCAGATCGACCGGCGCGCATTGTTGCAGGAGATCACCGACGATTTGCCGAGCCTTGCGCATAAGGTGATGGTCGTCACCCAAGGCACAGCGCCCAAGGGGTGGGAAGACTGGGCCGATGTGACCAAGGACAAGGCGCCGGCGGAGGCGATTGATGTCGGCTTTTCCGATCCGATCTGGATCGTTTATTCATCGGGGACCACGGGCAACCCCAAGCCGATTGTGCATGGCCACGGGGGCGTGTTGCTGGAAGGGGCCAAGCAAAGCCTGCATCAGGATCTGGGGCCTGAAGATCGCTATTCCTGGATGACCTCCTCGGGGTGGATCATGTGGAATTCGCAATGGACTGCCTTGGCGCGGGGGGCGATGGTGGCGTTGTTTGACGGCGCACCGAACCACCCTGATATGCTTGAGGTCTGGCGCTTTGTGGCGCGTGAGAAGCTGACGTATTTCGGGGCGGGGGCCGCGTTTTACATGGGCTGCGAGAAGGCCGGTGTGCGACCGGGCGCCGAGTTGGACCTCTCGGCGTTGCGTGCGTTGGGATCGACCGGATCGCCGCTGAGCCAGGAGGGTTATGACTGGATCTACGCGCAAGTGAAGCGCGATCTGTGGCTGGCGCCGATCAGCGGCGGCACCGATTTGGCCGGAGCCTTTGTTGTGGGCAACCCGATGATGCCGGTGCGCGCCGGTGAAATGCAGTGCCGTGCGCTGGGCAATGCCGTGCGTGCCTATGACGAGGCGGGCAAGGAGTTGATCGGCGCGGTGGGCGAATTGGTCTGCACCGAGCCGCTGCCCTCGATGCCGCTCTATTTCTGGGGTGACGACGATGGCTCGCGCCTGTTCGAGAGTTATTTCGACACCTATCCCGGTGTCTGGCGGCATGGCGACTGGATCGAGTTCACGCCCGAGGGCGGTTCGATCATCTATGGCCGCTCGGATGCGACGATCAACCGGCGCGGTCTGCGGCTTGGCTCAAGCGAGATTTACCGCGCGGTCGAGGCCTTGGATGAGGTGCTGGATTCGCTGGTGATCGACCTAGAGTTCCTTGGGCGCGAGAGCTTCATGCCGCTGTTTGTCGTGCTTCGCGAGGGGCTGGTGTTGGACGATGACCTCAAGGCGCGGATCAACGCGGGCATTCGTGCACAGGTTTCGGCGCGGTTCCTACCGGATGAGATTGTGCAGGTGGATGAGGTGCCGCGCACCCTGTCGGGTAAAAAGCTGGAAGTGCCGGTGAAGAAGCTGTTGCTGGGGGGCGATCCAAAGACGGTGGTGAACCGTGATTCGATGGCCAATCCGGACAGTTTTGACGTGTTTGTGGATTATGCCGCCGAACGGGCGCGTTGA
- a CDS encoding PLP-dependent aminotransferase family protein — protein MSTSSLSDQSNLQSSFQAALFALSLDRASATPLHAQLTDALRKLILSGRAPLGARLPASRMLAAELSISRMTATTALDQLTAEGYLEARAGSGTFVAADLPHIAPPRPALANTPLPKPRTPLPFHAAIPDLALFPHKLWARHLERAWRAPDAAMLALPDPAGYAPLRRAITEHLSAWRGMEVEPQQVILTSGAAEAFELVARSLLAPGDTVLTEDPGFPPMRQAMQMTGLAPLAQPVDEDGFDIATAASRAPDARAALVTPSRHYPLGLTLPLSRRLALIDWAQERDALIIEDDYDSEFRYVGQPLPALAALDHGGRVFYIGSFSKLLSPALRLAYLVVPRRRLEAVERTMGSFRHTASMVPQPALANFMQSGEFAVHLRRMRRIYARRQKALLASLARHLPDHLVAQSEPSGMHIVARPGPALTRPDTEISTLAANNGLTLRALSPYFESNPQQGFIMGFAGFDESTLESAVKRLAALL, from the coding sequence ATGTCCACTTCATCACTTTCAGATCAGTCCAATTTGCAAAGCAGCTTTCAGGCGGCGCTCTTTGCCTTGTCGCTCGATCGTGCATCCGCGACGCCGCTCCATGCCCAGCTGACCGATGCGCTGCGCAAGCTGATCCTGTCGGGGCGCGCGCCGCTAGGGGCGCGCCTGCCGGCCTCGCGGATGCTCGCGGCGGAACTCTCGATCAGCAGGATGACCGCCACCACCGCGCTGGATCAGCTCACCGCCGAAGGCTACCTTGAGGCGCGAGCCGGCTCCGGCACCTTCGTGGCCGCCGATCTGCCCCATATCGCGCCGCCCCGGCCCGCCTTGGCCAACACCCCTCTGCCCAAGCCGCGCACCCCGCTGCCGTTCCACGCCGCGATCCCTGATCTTGCGCTCTTTCCGCACAAGCTCTGGGCGCGTCACCTTGAACGAGCGTGGCGGGCGCCCGATGCGGCCATGCTCGCCCTGCCCGATCCCGCCGGATACGCGCCCCTGCGCCGCGCGATCACCGAACACCTGTCAGCGTGGCGCGGGATGGAGGTCGAGCCGCAACAGGTCATCCTTACCTCTGGCGCGGCCGAGGCGTTTGAACTGGTCGCACGCAGCCTCCTTGCCCCCGGCGATACGGTGCTGACCGAAGACCCCGGCTTTCCCCCGATGCGTCAAGCGATGCAGATGACCGGCCTTGCGCCCTTGGCCCAGCCGGTTGACGAAGACGGCTTTGACATCGCCACCGCCGCCAGCCGCGCCCCTGATGCGCGCGCCGCGCTTGTCACGCCCTCGCGGCACTACCCGCTCGGCCTGACCCTGCCGCTCAGCCGCCGCTTGGCGCTGATCGACTGGGCACAAGAGCGGGATGCGCTGATTATCGAAGACGACTACGACAGCGAATTCCGCTATGTCGGCCAACCGCTGCCCGCGCTTGCGGCGCTCGATCATGGCGGGCGGGTGTTTTACATCGGCTCGTTCTCGAAACTGCTCAGCCCGGCGTTGCGGCTGGCCTATCTCGTGGTGCCGCGCCGCCGGTTAGAAGCGGTAGAGCGCACAATGGGCAGCTTTCGTCATACCGCCTCGATGGTGCCGCAACCGGCACTGGCGAACTTCATGCAAAGCGGTGAATTCGCGGTCCACCTGCGGCGGATGCGGCGGATATATGCGCGGCGGCAAAAGGCGCTTCTGGCGTCGCTTGCCCGTCACCTGCCGGATCACCTCGTGGCGCAATCCGAACCCTCTGGCATGCATATCGTTGCGCGCCCCGGCCCCGCGCTCACCCGCCCGGATACCGAGATCAGCACGCTTGCCGCCAACAACGGGCTGACGCTGCGCGCGCTCTCTCCCTATTTCGAAAGCAACCCGCAACAGGGCTTCATCATGGGCTTTGCCGGCTTCGACGAAAGCACGCTGGAAAGCGCCGTCAAACGCCTCGCCGCGCTACTTTGA
- a CDS encoding glutathione S-transferase N-terminal domain-containing protein, with amino-acid sequence MNSLTDHPINSRWPAQNPTVLQLYSFPTPNGVKASIMLEETGLEYEAHKVTLSDADVKSPEFLALNPNNKIPAILDPNGPDGTPLALFESGAILIYLAEKTGKLLSSDPATRYQTIQWLMFQMGGIGPMFGQLGFFYKFAGSAIEDKRPVERYIGETKRLLGVLDGALAGKDWIMGEYSIADIAIAPWIRSLDFYGAKETVGYDSFKNVTAYFERFAARPAVQRGLNIPPRE; translated from the coding sequence TTGAATTCACTCACCGATCACCCGATCAATTCCCGCTGGCCTGCACAGAATCCGACCGTGCTTCAGCTTTATTCGTTTCCCACGCCAAACGGCGTCAAAGCGTCGATCATGCTCGAAGAAACCGGCCTCGAGTATGAGGCGCACAAGGTCACCCTGTCGGATGCCGATGTGAAAAGCCCCGAGTTTCTGGCGCTCAATCCCAACAACAAAATCCCTGCGATCCTTGATCCGAACGGCCCCGATGGCACCCCGCTGGCACTGTTCGAAAGCGGCGCGATCCTGATCTATCTCGCGGAAAAGACCGGCAAGCTCCTCTCCTCCGATCCCGCCACGCGATACCAGACGATCCAATGGCTGATGTTTCAGATGGGCGGCATCGGCCCGATGTTCGGCCAACTCGGCTTCTTTTACAAATTCGCCGGCAGCGCGATCGAAGACAAACGCCCGGTTGAACGCTACATCGGCGAAACCAAGCGCCTGCTCGGTGTGCTTGACGGCGCTCTGGCGGGCAAAGACTGGATCATGGGCGAGTATTCCATCGCCGACATCGCCATCGCCCCTTGGATCCGCTCGCTGGATTTCTACGGCGCGAAAGAGACGGTGGGCTATGACAGCTTCAAAAACGTCACCGCCTATTTTGAGCGTTTCGCCGCCCGCCCCGCCGTGCAGCGCGGGCTGAATATTCCCCCGCGGGAGTGA
- a CDS encoding SH3 domain-containing protein, with amino-acid sequence MIRILSALMFFVLMAVSAQAEMRRVNSPGDGYLNLRTGPGSSYDIVRRMTHGAKVDVLEAKGGWLRVRHRTSGREGWAYSKYLVRPKANTLQRRVYSPGDGFLNLRSGPGGDFKILRRMHHGDRVRILERKGSWVRVRHSSGAQGWAFAKYLRQ; translated from the coding sequence ATGATCCGAATTTTGAGCGCGCTCATGTTTTTCGTTTTGATGGCCGTGTCGGCGCAGGCCGAGATGCGGCGGGTGAACAGCCCCGGTGATGGCTATCTCAACCTGCGCACCGGGCCGGGGAGTTCCTATGACATCGTGCGCCGGATGACCCATGGCGCCAAGGTCGATGTGTTGGAGGCCAAGGGCGGCTGGCTGCGCGTGCGCCACCGGACCAGCGGGCGTGAGGGCTGGGCCTATAGCAAATATCTTGTCCGGCCCAAGGCAAATACGCTGCAACGGCGGGTGTATTCGCCGGGTGACGGATTTTTGAACCTGCGCAGCGGACCGGGCGGTGATTTCAAGATCCTGCGGCGGATGCATCATGGCGACCGGGTGCGCATTCTTGAACGCAAAGGCAGTTGGGTCCGGGTGCGCCACTCTTCGGGCGCACAGGGTTGGGCATTTGCCAAATACCTGAGGCAGTGA
- a CDS encoding YrhK family protein, whose protein sequence is MKLFHTPRSDHTPEQRRFYALTEVAYTAVDFAAAALFVVGSVFFFFESLQVSGTWLFLIGSIFFALKPTIRLWREIKLLRMGDYDDVAAKLN, encoded by the coding sequence ATGAAACTCTTCCACACCCCCCGCTCGGACCACACGCCCGAACAGCGCCGGTTCTATGCGCTGACCGAGGTCGCCTATACGGCGGTGGATTTCGCGGCGGCGGCGTTGTTTGTCGTCGGGTCGGTGTTTTTCTTCTTCGAGAGCCTGCAAGTGTCGGGGACATGGCTGTTCCTGATCGGCTCGATCTTTTTCGCGCTCAAGCCGACGATCCGGCTGTGGCGTGAAATCAAACTTTTGCGGATGGGCGATTACGATGATGTCGCCGCCAAGCTCAACTAG